One window of the Bubalus bubalis isolate 160015118507 breed Murrah chromosome 8, NDDB_SH_1, whole genome shotgun sequence genome contains the following:
- the LOC102409971 gene encoding GTPase IMAP family member 4, whose translation MAAQYLSEPRTSHGLANPGDSQLRLVLVGKTGAGKSATGNSILRNSEKVFPSSFSAVSITKNCQKESTTWKGREVVVVDTPGLFDTEVPDAETLKEITRCMVLTSPGPHALLLVIPLGRYTLEDQKATEKILTMFGERAREHMILLFTRKDDLEGMDFRDYLKHAPTAIQELIRKFRDRYCVFNNKATGAEQENQREQLLALVQGVVDKCNGRYYTNSLYQKTEEEIQKQIQVFQENYRAELERVKAQIKQELEEEIRKLKDELEQQKRKVEMERQLAEREAYWVSRQQTARDDVLSQDKIFEIIYTLLQVASFVFPLFRD comes from the exons ATGGCAGCCCAGTACCTCAGTGAACCCAGGACTAGCCACG GGCTTGCAAACCCCGGAGATTCCCAGCTGAGACTTGTTTTAGTGGGTAAGACTGGGGCAGGAAAAAGCGCAACAGGAAACAGCATCCTCAGAAACAGCGAGAAAGTGTTTCCGTCTAGCTTTTCGGCTGTATCCATCACCAAGAACTGTCAGAAAGAAAGCACCACCTGGAAGGGGAGAGAAGTTGTCGTCGTGGACACACCTGGCCTCTTTGACACGGAGGTCCCAGACGCTGAGACTCTCAAGGAGATTACCCGCTGCATGGTGCTGACCTCCCCGGGGCCTCACGCTCTGCTCCTGGTCATCCCACTGGGCCGTTACACGCTGGAAGACCAGAAAGCCACAGAGAAGATCCTGACGATGTTTGGAGAGAGAGCTAGGGAACACATGATTCTCTTATTCACCCGGAAAGATGACTTAGAAGGCATGGATTTCCGTGATTACTTAAAGCATGCTCCTACAGCCATCCAAGAGCTGATTCGCAAGTTCAGAGATCGCTACTGTGTTTTCAACAACAAGGCCACAGGAGCTGAGCAGGAGAACCAGAGGGAGCAGCTGCTGGCCCTGGTCCAGGGTGTGGTGGACAAGTGCAATGGTCGATACTACACGAATAGCCTGTATCAGAAGACCGAGGAGGAGATTCAGAAACAAATCCAAGtgtttcaagaaaattacagagcaGAGCTCGAGAGAGTGAAAGCTCAGATAAAACAGGAGCTtgaagaggaaatcagaaagcTGAAGGATGAACTTGAACAGCAAAAGCGGAAGGTGGAAATGGAAAGGCAATTGGCAGAAAGGGAAGCTTACTGGGTTTCAAGGCAGCAAACAGCCAGAGATGATGTTTTGAGTCAGGATAAGATATTTGAAATCATCTATACCTTGTTACAGGTTGCTTCCTTTGTCTTCCCTCTGTTTAGGGATTAA